The following are encoded in a window of Haloarcula laminariae genomic DNA:
- a CDS encoding archaellin/type IV pilin N-terminal domain-containing protein, translating to MLETFKRDDDRGQVGIGTLIVFIAMVLVAAIAAGVLINTAGFLQSGAEETGQQSSDQVTNRLDVVSVIGENIDAANSEVDRAVITVKKAPGANNIDLSSTTLQFVHSSGSSDLTYDGDFSATDASGADPGDDVNFGVAEVQDEGGDSLSTDGVVLNDPADRAQIVIDTSPDTGVTDGFGEGDTATVKINTQSGGTTEVRLVVPQTLSGDSAVGL from the coding sequence ATGCTCGAAACATTCAAACGAGACGACGACCGCGGGCAGGTCGGTATCGGCACGCTTATCGTGTTCATCGCGATGGTGCTGGTGGCGGCTATCGCTGCGGGCGTCCTGATCAACACGGCCGGGTTCCTCCAGAGCGGTGCCGAGGAGACCGGACAGCAGAGTAGCGACCAAGTGACCAACCGGCTCGACGTTGTGAGCGTTATCGGAGAGAATATCGATGCAGCCAACAGCGAAGTTGACCGTGCCGTTATCACGGTCAAAAAGGCCCCCGGTGCGAACAACATCGACCTGTCGTCAACGACGCTCCAGTTTGTCCACTCCAGCGGCTCAAGCGATCTCACCTACGACGGTGACTTCTCTGCGACTGATGCGAGCGGTGCGGATCCGGGCGACGACGTTAACTTCGGTGTGGCAGAGGTCCAGGACGAGGGCGGAGATTCACTATCCACCGATGGTGTCGTACTAAACGACCCCGCGGACCGCGCACAGATAGTCATTGATACCAGCCCCGACACTGGCGTCACTGACGGCTTCGGCGAGGGCGATACGGCAACAGTCAAAATCAATACCCAGTCCGGCGGCACTACCGAAGTCCGGCTCGTGGTTCCCCAGACGCTCTCCGGGGACTCCGCAGTCGGCCTCTAA
- a CDS encoding chemotaxis protein CheW has translation MSAQSTTTGQVLEFKLGEETYCVSIGYVTEIVDVGELTQVPNAPAHVEGVMDLRGRTTSIVDPKTVFGIRDDSEGQRIIVFDPDIVQDQGAAGWVVDEVYQVVQVTPDQIDQSPANDSGSIRGVVKRDDEFVIWVDPAIVHSSQ, from the coding sequence ATGTCAGCCCAGTCTACCACAACCGGCCAGGTGCTCGAATTCAAACTCGGCGAAGAGACGTACTGTGTCAGCATCGGCTACGTGACCGAAATCGTCGACGTCGGGGAGCTGACTCAGGTCCCCAACGCCCCGGCCCACGTCGAAGGCGTGATGGACCTCCGTGGCCGGACGACGTCTATCGTGGACCCGAAGACCGTCTTCGGCATCCGCGACGACAGCGAGGGCCAGCGGATAATCGTCTTCGACCCGGACATCGTACAGGACCAGGGCGCGGCCGGCTGGGTCGTCGACGAGGTGTATCAGGTCGTCCAGGTGACCCCCGACCAGATAGACCAGTCCCCCGCCAACGATTCGGGCTCGATTCGCGGCGTCGTCAAACGCGACGACGAGTTCGTCATCTGGGTCGACCCGGCTATCGTCCACAGCTCGCAGTAG
- a CDS encoding DUF7521 family protein: MIELLYAISTLVFVVAGLTMVGMAVRAYVQTSRQAMLHLSVGFSLAVAGAAATMISAFINDFEGVRSLLLVNSGLTTFGFLFVMYSLVTYE; this comes from the coding sequence ATGATAGAACTCCTCTATGCCATCTCGACGCTCGTGTTCGTCGTCGCTGGACTCACCATGGTCGGGATGGCAGTGCGGGCGTACGTCCAAACCTCCCGGCAGGCGATGCTACACCTGTCCGTCGGCTTCTCGCTTGCCGTCGCGGGTGCCGCTGCGACGATGATCAGCGCCTTTATCAACGACTTCGAAGGCGTGCGGTCGCTCCTGCTGGTCAACAGCGGATTGACGACGTTCGGCTTCCTGTTCGTGATGTACAGCCTCGTGACCTACGAGTGA
- a CDS encoding archaellin/type IV pilin N-terminal domain-containing protein → MLETFKRDDDRGQVGIGTLIVFIAMVLVAAIAAGVLINTAGFLQSGAEETGQQSSDQVTNRLDVVSVIGENIDAANSEVDRAVITVKKAPGANNIDLSSTTLQFVHSSGSSDLTYQDQFDSGDTSALTLDGTQFGVVEVQDQGGDSLSTDGVVLNDPADRAQIVIDTSPSGVTDGFGEGDTATVRINTQSGGTTEVRLVVPQTLSGDSAVGL, encoded by the coding sequence ATGCTCGAAACATTCAAACGAGACGACGACCGCGGGCAGGTCGGTATCGGCACGCTCATCGTGTTCATCGCGATGGTGCTGGTGGCGGCTATCGCTGCGGGCGTCCTAATCAACACGGCCGGGTTCCTCCAGAGCGGTGCCGAGGAGACCGGACAGCAGAGTAGCGACCAAGTGACCAACCGGCTCGACGTTGTGAGCGTTATCGGAGAGAATATCGATGCAGCCAACAGCGAAGTTGACCGTGCCGTTATCACGGTCAAAAAGGCCCCCGGTGCGAACAACATCGACCTGTCGTCAACGACGCTCCAGTTTGTCCACTCCAGCGGCTCAAGTGATCTTACGTACCAAGATCAATTCGACTCTGGCGATACGAGCGCCTTGACTCTGGATGGCACCCAGTTCGGTGTGGTTGAGGTCCAGGATCAGGGTGGAGACTCACTGTCCACCGATGGTGTCGTACTAAACGACCCCGCGGACCGCGCACAGATAGTCATTGATACCAGTCCTAGCGGTGTCACTGACGGCTTCGGCGAGGGCGATACGGCAACGGTCAGAATCAACACCCAGTCCGGCGGCACTACCGAAGTCCGGCTCGTGGTTCCCCAGACGCTCTCCGGGGACTCCGCAGTCGGCCTCTAA
- a CDS encoding RAD55 family ATPase, whose amino-acid sequence MIQLTKTGIDGLDDILNGGIVKDSTTLISGNPGAGKSILCLQYIYNGVDMFDEKGIYLSFEENEADIREAAESIGFDKWPEYVDSGDIKVYDKQVLLRENDFSSSLEILLEDLEDDDYDRLVLDSLAMFQLFFDDEKEKRTYLLKLTDILKANGLTTLLTNEQGAVFPDTEIGLENYLTDGNIYLIQTPTDSGVSRYVWVAKMRKQNIETDIYPMEIDWGGIKVHQNASAFSMMSEEESPL is encoded by the coding sequence ATGATACAGCTAACCAAAACCGGCATCGACGGCCTCGACGACATCCTCAACGGCGGCATCGTGAAGGACTCCACGACACTGATTAGCGGGAACCCCGGCGCCGGGAAATCGATTCTCTGTCTGCAGTACATCTACAACGGCGTCGACATGTTCGACGAGAAGGGCATCTACCTCTCCTTCGAGGAAAACGAGGCAGACATCCGGGAGGCGGCCGAGTCGATCGGCTTCGACAAGTGGCCCGAATACGTCGACAGCGGCGATATCAAAGTGTACGACAAGCAGGTCCTCCTGCGTGAGAACGACTTCTCCTCCTCGCTGGAAATCCTGCTCGAAGACCTCGAAGACGACGACTACGACCGGCTCGTACTCGACTCGCTGGCGATGTTCCAGCTCTTCTTCGACGACGAGAAGGAGAAACGCACCTACCTCCTGAAACTCACCGACATCCTCAAGGCCAACGGGCTGACGACGCTGCTGACCAACGAGCAGGGCGCGGTCTTCCCCGACACCGAAATCGGCCTGGAGAACTACCTCACCGACGGGAACATCTATCTCATCCAGACGCCGACCGACTCCGGCGTCAGCCGGTACGTCTGGGTCGCCAAGATGCGCAAGCAGAACATCGAGACGGACATCTACCCGATGGAGATAGACTGGGGTGGTATCAAGGTCCACCAGAACGCCAGTGCGTTCTCCATGATGAGCGAAGAGGAGTCCCCCCTCTGA
- a CDS encoding protein-glutamate methylesterase/protein-glutamine glutaminase: protein MPGGTRAVVADDSHFMRSVISDILEEGGIEVAAQAKNGREAVEAVRTHEPDVVTMDVEMPEMNGIEATEMIMAEHPTPVLMLSAHTDENADVTFEALDKGAVDFFRKPGGEVSMEMSRLKDQLVDIVTSVAQVDVGERGARSSPSRAAGGQSGTGTGSRSYVGDPTLVIGSSTGGPKMVEQVMAELPREADFRVLIVQHMPEGFTGRFSERIDDRSDYDVLEATDGARLGGGEALVAAGDRHMEVKNYRNGRLRVKLTEDRPENSVRPAVDVTMRTAAAVIDDPLVGVILTGMGGDGADGIVRMKDAGARTIAQDEATSAVYGMPKRAVETGCVDSVLPIDEIPNGILDTITTEVTS from the coding sequence ATGCCCGGTGGGACGCGTGCAGTGGTGGCCGACGACTCTCACTTCATGCGGAGTGTCATCTCGGACATCCTCGAAGAGGGGGGTATTGAGGTCGCTGCCCAGGCAAAGAACGGCCGGGAGGCCGTCGAGGCCGTCCGCACGCACGAGCCCGACGTCGTGACGATGGACGTCGAGATGCCGGAGATGAACGGCATCGAGGCCACCGAAATGATAATGGCCGAACACCCGACGCCGGTGCTCATGCTCTCGGCGCACACGGACGAGAACGCCGACGTGACCTTCGAGGCACTGGACAAGGGTGCGGTCGACTTCTTCCGGAAGCCCGGCGGTGAGGTGTCCATGGAGATGTCGCGGCTGAAAGACCAGCTCGTCGACATCGTCACCTCGGTCGCACAGGTCGACGTCGGCGAGCGGGGCGCCCGGTCGTCGCCGTCCCGAGCGGCCGGCGGGCAGAGCGGGACGGGGACCGGGAGCCGGTCGTACGTCGGCGACCCCACGCTCGTCATCGGCTCCTCGACCGGGGGACCGAAGATGGTCGAGCAGGTGATGGCCGAGCTCCCCCGGGAAGCGGACTTCCGGGTTCTCATCGTCCAGCACATGCCGGAGGGGTTCACCGGCCGCTTCTCCGAGCGCATCGACGACCGGAGCGACTACGACGTGCTGGAGGCGACCGACGGTGCCCGCCTCGGCGGGGGCGAGGCGCTCGTCGCCGCCGGCGACCGCCACATGGAGGTGAAGAACTACCGGAACGGCCGGCTCCGGGTGAAACTGACCGAGGACCGGCCGGAGAACAGCGTCCGCCCGGCCGTCGACGTGACGATGCGGACGGCCGCCGCGGTCATCGACGACCCGCTAGTGGGCGTCATCCTCACCGGGATGGGCGGCGACGGCGCCGACGGTATCGTTCGAATGAAAGACGCGGGGGCACGCACCATCGCACAGGACGAGGCGACGTCCGCGGTGTACGGCATGCCCAAGCGGGCGGTCGAAACCGGCTGTGTCGACAGCGTGCTGCCAATCGACGAGATCCCGAACGGGATTCTCGACACGATAACGACTGAGGTGACCTCATAA
- a CDS encoding CheR family methyltransferase: MSAENRQFQQLLGFIEAEMDFESGFYNDAYLDRRISARMRRTETDSYRAYKQLLQREDEEREALLDSLSINVTGFFRNPEAWEALRPVLRDLAENNRKVRLWSAPSADGREPYSAAMLALDDPDTEARRVDILGTDINSDILEVARKGTYETSHTTDIAEELAPLSDYTEYVDEDENTFTVKQAVKDMVTFEQHDLIRGEAKRDFDLVFCRNLLIYIDAEFKVPIFETIRGSLKEGGYLMIGMTETLPSECRDDFEPVDKQHRIYRRV, encoded by the coding sequence ATGAGCGCCGAGAACCGCCAGTTCCAGCAGCTGCTTGGCTTCATCGAAGCGGAGATGGACTTCGAGTCGGGCTTTTATAACGACGCCTACCTCGACCGACGCATCAGCGCCCGGATGCGCCGGACCGAAACCGACAGCTACCGGGCGTACAAGCAGCTGCTGCAACGCGAGGACGAGGAGCGCGAGGCCCTGCTCGACTCCCTGTCTATCAACGTCACCGGCTTCTTCCGGAACCCCGAGGCCTGGGAGGCGCTGCGGCCCGTGTTGCGTGACCTGGCCGAGAACAACCGCAAGGTGCGGCTCTGGTCGGCCCCCAGCGCGGACGGGCGCGAACCGTACTCGGCGGCGATGCTCGCGCTGGACGACCCGGACACCGAGGCCCGCCGGGTCGATATTCTCGGGACCGACATCAACAGCGACATCCTGGAGGTGGCCCGCAAGGGGACCTACGAGACCTCCCACACGACCGACATCGCCGAGGAGCTCGCCCCGCTTTCGGACTACACGGAGTACGTCGACGAGGACGAAAACACCTTCACGGTCAAGCAGGCAGTCAAGGACATGGTCACCTTCGAGCAACACGACCTCATCCGCGGCGAGGCCAAACGGGACTTCGACCTCGTCTTCTGTCGGAACCTGCTCATCTACATCGACGCGGAGTTCAAGGTGCCCATCTTCGAGACGATACGGGGGTCGCTCAAGGAGGGCGGCTATCTCATGATCGGGATGACAGAGACACTGCCCTCCGAGTGTCGCGACGACTTCGAACCGGTCGACAAGCAGCACCGTATCTACCGTCGGGTATGA
- a CDS encoding winged helix-turn-helix domain-containing protein → MASADLLQTLGNKYSAEILDATDEPISAQDLSDELEIPIATCYRRIDELTEHDLLELHDNILSDDRRRIKVYRRNVDEVRVDFDEGLSIHVEERSEVTNKLDEAWRTLSDR, encoded by the coding sequence ATGGCATCAGCGGATCTTCTCCAGACGCTGGGAAACAAATACAGCGCTGAGATACTCGATGCGACCGATGAACCCATCTCGGCACAGGACCTGAGCGACGAACTCGAGATCCCAATCGCGACATGCTATCGGCGAATCGACGAACTCACCGAACACGACCTGCTCGAACTCCACGACAACATTCTCTCCGATGACCGCCGACGCATCAAGGTCTACCGGCGCAACGTCGACGAGGTCCGGGTCGATTTCGACGAGGGGCTGTCCATCCACGTCGAGGAGCGCTCCGAAGTCACGAACAAGCTCGACGAGGCCTGGCGAACGCTCTCGGACAGATAG
- a CDS encoding DUF7500 family protein: MDRGPDEPNPEDGKILSPEELELEDDEHVTQIDEGRYVVSPDVRDDDDDYGGQPSAPEPEPEPEPQAPDFTDANVHEWLAEQMADSNARYGFDVTAKFDGEVDQQRLTSNDIVTVFETLMLWYGRQMDGSTDVQDVLGILLSESNVPVKYPPGSVKTLARSAGLSPDDSIADLIEAVEDRDGAKL; encoded by the coding sequence ATGGACCGGGGGCCCGACGAACCGAATCCCGAGGACGGCAAGATTCTCTCCCCCGAAGAGCTTGAGCTGGAGGACGACGAACACGTCACTCAGATAGACGAGGGGCGGTACGTGGTCTCGCCGGACGTCCGCGACGACGATGACGACTACGGCGGCCAGCCCTCCGCGCCGGAGCCGGAACCCGAGCCCGAGCCCCAGGCCCCCGATTTCACCGACGCGAACGTCCACGAGTGGCTCGCCGAGCAGATGGCCGACTCGAACGCCCGTTACGGGTTCGACGTGACCGCGAAGTTCGACGGCGAGGTCGACCAACAGCGGCTCACCTCCAACGATATCGTCACCGTCTTCGAGACGCTCATGCTCTGGTACGGCCGCCAGATGGACGGGTCGACGGACGTCCAGGACGTGCTCGGTATCTTGCTCTCCGAGTCGAACGTCCCGGTGAAGTACCCGCCCGGCAGCGTCAAGACGCTGGCTCGCTCGGCCGGACTCAGCCCCGACGACTCCATCGCGGACCTCATCGAGGCCGTCGAGGACCGCGACGGGGCGAAGCTGTAA
- a CDS encoding HEAT repeat domain-containing protein gives MSLYQLERDGDVQELIRVLRESDKERVQLRAAELLGNFPDHDDRRDVVNALVDAAESDSDAVTAAAIDSLDELGGEAIEQLIGSMAGVDLEADAADWVKAKAFMQALDAEVPELRMAAANGLGRLEQSDSVPKLAERFEDSDPRVRARAARSAGKIGDSRATNPLESLLTDPKAAVRREAAEALGNIGNRQALQTLLPMYEDDNERVRRIAVGAFGNFENDNPVDYLVEALSDDSAAVRRTAVYSLIELLSNVPSDRSHDIRETVVEKLSSEDDQSVVVPLVEILDESTQAAQRRNTAWLLGRVAGEDGRQRVIDTLVEALQDDDQMLRQFAATSLAELGGEDNMVERRLLKLVEDDGVDPQVKGQAIFTLGKVGGERSRKELDRLIDETEHDIVRKKAFSAISKLGGRI, from the coding sequence ATGAGCCTCTACCAACTCGAACGCGACGGCGATGTCCAGGAACTCATCCGCGTGTTGCGCGAAAGCGACAAGGAGCGGGTGCAGCTCCGGGCCGCCGAACTGCTCGGGAACTTTCCCGACCACGACGACCGACGGGACGTGGTCAACGCGCTCGTGGACGCCGCGGAGAGCGACAGCGACGCGGTGACCGCGGCGGCCATCGACTCGCTCGACGAACTGGGCGGCGAGGCCATCGAGCAGCTCATCGGGAGCATGGCCGGCGTCGACCTCGAAGCCGACGCCGCCGACTGGGTGAAGGCCAAGGCGTTCATGCAGGCTCTCGACGCGGAGGTGCCGGAGCTCCGAATGGCCGCCGCAAACGGGCTGGGGCGGCTGGAACAGTCCGACAGCGTCCCGAAACTCGCGGAGCGCTTCGAGGACTCTGACCCCCGCGTGCGGGCCCGGGCCGCCCGCTCGGCCGGGAAGATCGGGGACTCGCGGGCGACCAACCCGCTTGAGTCCCTGCTCACGGACCCGAAAGCCGCGGTGCGCCGGGAGGCCGCCGAGGCGCTCGGCAACATCGGGAACCGGCAGGCCCTCCAGACCCTGCTGCCGATGTACGAGGACGACAACGAGCGGGTCCGCCGCATCGCCGTCGGCGCCTTCGGCAACTTCGAGAACGACAACCCCGTCGACTACCTCGTCGAGGCGCTCTCAGACGACTCGGCGGCGGTCCGGCGGACGGCCGTCTACTCGCTCATCGAACTGCTGTCGAACGTCCCGAGCGACCGGAGCCACGACATCCGGGAGACCGTCGTCGAGAAGCTATCGAGCGAGGACGACCAGAGCGTCGTCGTCCCGCTGGTCGAGATTCTCGACGAGAGCACCCAGGCCGCCCAGCGGCGCAACACCGCCTGGCTGCTCGGCCGCGTCGCCGGCGAGGACGGCCGCCAGCGCGTCATCGATACGCTCGTCGAGGCCCTGCAGGACGACGACCAGATGCTGCGTCAGTTCGCCGCCACGAGCCTCGCCGAACTCGGCGGGGAGGATAACATGGTCGAGCGCCGGCTGTTGAAACTCGTCGAGGACGACGGCGTGGACCCCCAGGTGAAAGGGCAGGCCATCTTCACGCTCGGGAAGGTCGGCGGCGAGCGCTCCCGGAAGGAACTGGACAGGCTCATCGACGAGACCGAACACGACATCGTTCGGAAGAAGGCGTTCTCGGCCATCTCGAAGCTCGGGGGCCGGATATGA
- the cheA gene encoding chemotaxis protein CheA — protein sequence MDDQYLDAFIRESEEAITELNNSLLDLESDPADEAAMDSIFRTAHTLKGNFGAMGFDDAANLAHAMEDLLDAMRQGEMEVTPDVMDLIFAGVDRIEVIVNEIEEAGESTTNSDELVDQLRTVLEEGADAAGGGAPAADQSTESADAPTGDLDLDIDASAADGQVVHAVVGVGDSDMFGVDAMLALEAVEDVFDILAFEPSRADIEDGEFEDTFELYLDAGDAATVDAELGSIGKIDSFSATDVTDSLTAAAPDTDPAAGADDGADGVGAADSGGEEEHSVDEIKSVRVDVDQLDDLHGLVEQLVTSRIKLRRAVETEDLDSAGETLNELDKITANLQNTVMDMRLIPLKKVVGKFPRLVRDLARELDKDIDFEIEGEDIELDRTILTEISDPLMHILRNSVDHGIEPPAEREAAGKEPTGNITLRASRERDHVVIEVVDDGAGLDVEGIKNKAIEKGVRSPEELDAMDDSAIYDLIFHPGFSTADEVTDTSGRGVGMDVVHDTVTQLDGSVNVDSTPGEGTTVGLRLPVTMAIVKVLFVEVGDEEYGVPIKNVDEITGTSSVKQVNGTEVIKHNDDIYPVIHLDDTFDVPGETTNGDGMLVRIRESERQVALHCDSVNSQEEVVVKPLEGILSGTPGLSGTAVLGDGNIVHILDVVTL from the coding sequence ATGGACGACCAGTATCTCGACGCATTCATCCGTGAAAGCGAGGAGGCGATAACCGAGCTGAACAACTCTCTGCTGGACCTGGAGTCAGACCCCGCCGACGAGGCGGCGATGGACTCCATCTTCCGCACCGCCCACACGCTGAAGGGGAACTTCGGCGCGATGGGCTTCGACGACGCGGCGAACCTCGCCCACGCGATGGAAGACCTGTTAGACGCCATGCGACAGGGCGAGATGGAGGTGACGCCCGACGTGATGGACCTCATCTTCGCCGGCGTCGACCGGATCGAGGTCATCGTCAACGAGATCGAGGAAGCGGGCGAGTCGACGACAAACTCCGACGAGCTGGTCGACCAGCTGCGGACCGTGCTCGAAGAGGGGGCCGACGCCGCCGGTGGCGGGGCGCCAGCGGCCGACCAATCGACGGAGAGTGCCGACGCCCCGACCGGTGACCTCGACCTCGACATCGACGCGAGCGCCGCGGACGGGCAAGTCGTCCATGCGGTCGTCGGCGTCGGTGACTCCGACATGTTCGGCGTGGACGCGATGCTGGCGCTGGAGGCGGTCGAGGACGTCTTCGACATCCTCGCCTTCGAGCCCAGCCGGGCCGACATCGAGGACGGCGAGTTCGAGGACACCTTCGAGCTCTATCTCGACGCGGGCGACGCCGCGACGGTCGACGCCGAGCTCGGCTCTATCGGCAAAATCGACTCCTTCAGTGCGACCGATGTCACGGACAGTCTGACCGCGGCGGCGCCAGACACCGACCCGGCGGCCGGAGCGGACGATGGCGCCGACGGCGTCGGTGCGGCCGACAGCGGCGGCGAGGAGGAACACAGCGTCGACGAGATAAAGTCGGTGCGGGTCGACGTCGACCAGCTCGACGACCTGCACGGGCTGGTCGAACAGCTGGTGACCAGCCGTATCAAGCTGCGCCGGGCCGTCGAGACCGAGGACCTCGACTCGGCGGGCGAGACGCTGAACGAGCTGGACAAGATAACGGCGAACCTCCAGAACACGGTGATGGACATGCGTCTCATCCCGCTGAAGAAGGTCGTCGGGAAGTTCCCGCGGCTGGTCCGTGACCTCGCCCGGGAACTCGACAAGGACATCGACTTCGAGATCGAGGGCGAGGACATCGAGCTCGACCGCACCATCCTCACGGAGATATCCGACCCGCTGATGCACATCCTCCGGAACTCGGTCGACCACGGCATCGAACCGCCGGCCGAGCGGGAGGCCGCGGGCAAGGAGCCGACGGGGAACATCACCCTCCGCGCCTCCCGGGAACGGGACCACGTCGTCATCGAGGTCGTGGACGACGGCGCGGGCCTGGACGTCGAGGGCATCAAGAACAAGGCCATCGAGAAGGGGGTCCGCTCGCCCGAGGAGCTGGACGCGATGGACGACTCGGCCATCTACGACCTCATCTTCCACCCCGGCTTCTCGACGGCCGACGAGGTGACCGACACGAGCGGGCGCGGGGTCGGGATGGACGTCGTCCACGACACCGTCACGCAGCTCGACGGGTCGGTCAACGTCGACTCGACGCCCGGCGAGGGGACGACCGTCGGCCTGCGGCTGCCGGTGACGATGGCCATCGTGAAGGTGCTGTTCGTCGAGGTCGGTGACGAGGAGTACGGGGTCCCCATCAAGAACGTCGACGAGATAACGGGCACCTCGTCGGTCAAGCAGGTCAACGGGACCGAGGTCATCAAACACAACGACGACATCTACCCGGTCATCCACCTGGACGACACCTTCGACGTGCCCGGCGAGACGACCAACGGCGACGGGATGCTGGTCCGCATCCGGGAGTCGGAACGACAGGTCGCCCTGCACTGTGACTCGGTCAACAGCCAGGAGGAGGTCGTCGTCAAACCGCTGGAGGGCATCCTCTCGGGGACCCCTGGGCTCTCCGGGACCGCGGTGCTGGGCGACGGCAACATCGTCCACATCCTCGACGTGGTGACGCTATGA